In Chryseobacterium oranimense, a single window of DNA contains:
- the leuC gene encoding 3-isopropylmalate dehydratase large subunit codes for MSNIKKTLFDKVWDAHVVETVPDGPQIIYIDKHLIHEVTSPQAFAELEARNLEVFRPNQIVATADHNVPTLDQEKPIRDELSRNQVEQLTVNCRKNNIELFGLGHPYQGIVHIIAPELGITQPGMSIVCGDSHTSTHGAFGAIAFGIGTSQVAQVFASQCLLLDKPKSMRITVTGKLNENVQPKDVILYIISKIGTDGGTGYFCEYAGNVFEEMSMEGRMTVCNMSIEMGARGGMIAPDQTTFDYVNGRAFAPKGEEWTEKKAYWETLKTDEGAVFDKELTFDASQIFPMITYGTNPGMGISLNEVIPVPQNESEEKALKYMGLKAGQEVSGIEVHHVFIGSCTNARIEDFRSAAQYIKGKSKSEKVTALIVPGSQQVVKQIYEEGLDKIFSDAGFQIRQPGCSACLAMNDDKIPEGEYCVSTSNRNFEGRQGQGARTILASPLTAAKAAIEGKISAFENLN; via the coding sequence ATGAGCAACATAAAAAAGACACTTTTTGACAAAGTCTGGGATGCCCACGTAGTAGAAACGGTTCCGGACGGACCTCAAATCATTTATATAGACAAACATCTGATCCATGAGGTAACCAGTCCTCAGGCTTTTGCAGAACTTGAGGCCAGAAATCTTGAAGTTTTCAGACCTAACCAGATTGTAGCTACTGCAGATCACAATGTTCCCACGCTTGATCAGGAAAAACCAATCCGGGACGAACTTTCAAGAAACCAGGTAGAACAGCTTACGGTGAACTGCAGAAAAAATAACATTGAATTATTCGGGCTAGGACATCCGTATCAGGGAATTGTACATATTATCGCTCCTGAACTCGGAATTACCCAGCCGGGAATGAGTATCGTATGCGGAGACAGCCATACTTCTACGCACGGTGCTTTCGGGGCTATCGCTTTTGGAATTGGCACCAGCCAGGTGGCGCAGGTTTTTGCAAGCCAGTGTCTCTTGCTCGATAAGCCAAAATCCATGAGGATAACAGTCACTGGAAAACTGAATGAAAATGTTCAGCCGAAAGATGTGATCCTGTATATTATTTCCAAAATAGGAACTGATGGCGGAACGGGCTATTTCTGTGAATATGCCGGAAATGTTTTTGAAGAAATGTCTATGGAAGGAAGAATGACGGTCTGCAATATGAGTATTGAGATGGGAGCCAGAGGAGGAATGATTGCACCTGACCAAACTACTTTTGACTATGTAAATGGAAGAGCATTTGCTCCTAAAGGTGAAGAATGGACAGAAAAAAAAGCCTATTGGGAAACTCTTAAAACGGATGAAGGAGCTGTTTTTGATAAAGAACTTACATTTGATGCATCACAGATTTTTCCCATGATTACTTATGGAACCAATCCCGGAATGGGAATTTCACTGAATGAAGTGATTCCTGTTCCTCAAAATGAGTCTGAAGAAAAAGCCCTGAAATATATGGGGCTTAAAGCAGGGCAGGAGGTTTCAGGGATTGAAGTGCATCATGTTTTCATCGGAAGCTGTACCAATGCCAGGATAGAAGATTTTCGTTCTGCAGCACAGTATATTAAAGGAAAAAGTAAATCGGAGAAGGTAACAGCCTTGATTGTTCCGGGGTCTCAGCAGGTCGTAAAACAGATTTATGAAGAAGGTTTGGATAAAATATTCAGCGACGCAGGATTTCAGATCCGTCAGCCCGGATGTTCAGCCTGTCTGGCCATGAATGACGATAAAATTCCTGAAGGAGAATATTGTGTTTCCACATCCAACAGAAATTTTGAAGGCAGGCAGGGGCAAGGTGCGAGAACAATTCTTGCCAGCCCGCTTACTGCAGCAAAAGCAGCGATAGAAGGTAAAATTTCTGCTTTTGAAAATTTAAACTAA
- a CDS encoding 2-isopropylmalate synthase has translation MNSEKIEIFDTTLRDGEQVPGCKLNTKQKLIIAEKLDSLGIDVIEAGFPISSPGDFESVSEISKLVKNAKVCGLTRANKKDIDAAAEALKYAKRPRIHTGIGTSDSHIRYKFNSTREDIIERAAEAVKYAKSYVEDVEFYAEDAGRTDNAYLAKVCEEVIKAGATVLNIPDTTGYCLPEEYGRKIKYLKENVKGIEKAILSCHCHNDLGLATANSIAGAINGARQIECTINGLGERAGNTALEEVVMILKQHRHLNFHTDINSKMLNEMSLMVSDLMGMPVQPNKAIVGANAFAHSSGIHQDGVIKNRETYEIIDPAEVGVNASSIILTARSGRSALAYRFKHIGYDITKNELDFLYQEFLKIADRKKEVKNDDLYMIMETCSRKIG, from the coding sequence ATGAATTCCGAAAAAATTGAAATTTTTGATACTACGCTGAGGGATGGGGAACAGGTTCCCGGATGTAAACTGAATACAAAACAAAAGCTGATTATCGCTGAGAAGCTTGATAGTCTAGGGATTGACGTAATTGAAGCCGGTTTTCCAATTTCAAGCCCGGGAGACTTTGAATCTGTTTCAGAGATTTCTAAGCTGGTAAAGAATGCGAAAGTATGCGGATTGACGAGGGCAAATAAAAAAGACATTGATGCGGCTGCGGAAGCACTTAAATATGCAAAAAGACCACGTATTCATACAGGAATAGGAACTTCAGATTCTCATATCCGGTATAAATTCAATTCAACACGGGAAGATATTATTGAACGCGCAGCAGAAGCCGTAAAGTATGCAAAAAGCTATGTGGAAGATGTAGAGTTTTATGCTGAAGATGCGGGAAGGACAGATAATGCCTACCTCGCAAAAGTATGTGAAGAAGTCATTAAAGCCGGAGCTACAGTTTTGAATATCCCTGATACAACGGGTTATTGCTTGCCTGAAGAGTACGGCCGGAAAATAAAATATCTGAAAGAAAATGTAAAAGGTATTGAAAAAGCAATTCTTTCATGCCACTGTCACAACGATCTGGGACTGGCTACAGCCAATTCGATTGCCGGAGCTATCAACGGAGCCCGCCAGATCGAATGCACGATTAACGGGTTAGGAGAAAGAGCAGGAAATACAGCTTTAGAGGAAGTTGTAATGATCTTAAAGCAACACAGACATCTGAATTTTCATACAGACATCAATTCAAAGATGCTTAACGAAATGAGCCTTATGGTTTCAGACCTGATGGGAATGCCGGTACAGCCCAATAAAGCTATTGTTGGGGCCAATGCCTTTGCGCATAGCTCAGGGATTCATCAGGATGGAGTAATTAAAAACAGGGAAACGTATGAAATTATTGACCCTGCAGAAGTAGGTGTTAATGCTTCTTCCATTATTCTTACGGCAAGAAGCGGACGTTCAGCTTTGGCTTACAGGTTCAAGCATATCGGTTATGACATCACTAAAAATGAGCTTGACTTCCTGTATCAGGAATTTTTAAAAATCGCCGACCGCAAGAAGGAAGTTAAAAATGATGATCTTTATATGATCATGGAAACATGCAGCAGAAAGATAGGATAG
- a CDS encoding dipeptidase — protein MNFNIDLHCDLLCYLLEEGSAIDDKELGCSLPFLKQGNVKLQVMAIYAGTGGNSSANGIKQSEIFSELIKSENFFLFEGENYKNTENSDKVGVIASIENASAFCNEDDTLETGFKNLERIIENTRKVFYLGITHHTENRFGGGNNSKAGLKDDGKVLIDYIADRKIAIDLAHTSDQLAYDILNYIDQKNYSIPILASHSNYRSIQDKKRNLPDELAKEVIKRKGLIGLNLIKDWLDDNSPERLYEHIQHGLDLGGDDAVAYGLDFFHDKAHPDQSRYPFFFEGYDDASAFNTINSRLEKDFSTELMEKISHKNALKFLERISV, from the coding sequence ATGAATTTTAATATTGATCTACATTGCGATTTATTATGCTATTTACTTGAAGAAGGTTCGGCAATTGATGACAAAGAACTGGGCTGCTCGCTCCCTTTTTTAAAACAGGGAAATGTGAAGCTTCAGGTAATGGCTATATATGCCGGTACAGGAGGCAACAGTTCTGCTAACGGAATAAAACAGAGTGAAATATTTTCAGAGCTGATAAAAAGCGAAAACTTCTTTTTATTCGAAGGTGAAAATTATAAAAACACTGAGAACAGCGATAAAGTAGGCGTTATAGCCTCCATTGAAAATGCCTCAGCCTTCTGTAATGAGGATGACACCTTGGAGACAGGCTTTAAAAATCTTGAAAGGATTATTGAGAATACCAGGAAAGTATTTTATTTAGGAATCACGCATCACACAGAAAACCGTTTTGGAGGCGGAAACAATTCCAAAGCCGGACTAAAAGACGATGGAAAAGTTTTGATAGACTATATTGCAGACAGGAAAATTGCCATAGACCTGGCTCACACAAGCGATCAGCTGGCTTATGATATTCTGAATTATATAGATCAGAAAAATTACAGCATTCCTATTCTGGCAAGTCATTCCAATTACCGGAGCATTCAGGATAAGAAAAGAAATCTTCCGGACGAACTGGCCAAAGAAGTTATTAAAAGAAAAGGCTTAATAGGCCTTAATCTTATAAAAGACTGGCTGGATGATAACAGCCCTGAAAGATTATATGAACATATTCAGCACGGGCTTGATCTGGGAGGGGATGATGCTGTTGCATACGGTCTGGATTTTTTCCATGATAAAGCCCATCCGGACCAATCCCGTTACCCTTTTTTCTTTGAAGGTTATGATGATGCTTCAGCATTTAATACAATCAACAGCAGGCTTGAAAAGGATTTTTCAACTGAACTGATGGAGAAGATCAGCCATAAAAATGCTTTGAAATTTCTGGAAAGAATTTCGGTTTAG
- the thrS gene encoding threonine--tRNA ligase, translated as MIKITLPDNSVKEFEGEVTPLDVAKSISEGLARNTISAVVNGKQVETTTPITTDSTVQLLTWNDDLGKKAFWHSSAHLLAQAILEFYPDAKLTIGPAIESGFYYDVDFGDESLSEKDFEKIEKKVLENAKKGSTFSLYPVSKEEALKTYADNPYKVELISNLNDGEITFVTHDNFTDLCRGGHIPNTGIVKAVKILNAAGAYWRGNEKNPQLTRVYGISFPKQKELTEYLERLEEAKRRDHRKLGKELGIFAFSEKVGAGLPLWLPKGTALRKKLENFLSDAQKKGGYEFVMSPHIGAKELYVTSGHWDKYGADSFQPIKTPNEGEEFMLKPMNCPHHCEIYKTSQWSYRDLPKRYAEFGTVYRYEQSGELHGLTRVRGFTQDDAHLFCTPDQLMEEFKKTIDLVLYVFGSLGFADFTAQISLRDPENTEKYIGTDENWEKAETAIVTAAKEKGLNTITEYGEAAFYGPKLDFMVKDALGRKWQLGTIQVDYNLPERFDLHYIGSDNEKHRPVMIHRAPFGSMERFIAILLENTAGDFPLWLSPDQFIILPISEKYVDYSKKVSQFLENHDISGLIDDRNEKTGKKIRDAELKKIPFMLVVGENEEKEGTISVRRRGEGDLGVMSMEDFVAYFKKEAAI; from the coding sequence ATGATAAAAATTACACTTCCAGACAATAGTGTCAAAGAATTCGAGGGAGAAGTTACTCCTTTAGATGTGGCAAAATCTATAAGCGAGGGATTGGCTAGAAATACCATCTCCGCAGTTGTAAACGGCAAACAAGTAGAGACGACCACACCTATAACCACGGATTCAACGGTACAGTTGTTAACATGGAATGATGATCTTGGTAAGAAAGCATTCTGGCATTCTTCTGCTCACTTGTTGGCGCAGGCTATCCTTGAATTTTATCCTGATGCTAAATTAACGATCGGACCAGCCATTGAAAGCGGATTCTATTATGACGTAGATTTTGGGGACGAAAGCTTATCCGAAAAAGATTTTGAGAAGATTGAAAAGAAAGTTTTGGAAAATGCCAAAAAAGGTTCAACATTCTCTTTGTACCCGGTTTCTAAAGAAGAAGCATTAAAAACATATGCAGATAATCCTTACAAAGTAGAGCTTATCTCTAATCTTAACGATGGAGAAATCACTTTTGTAACTCATGATAATTTCACAGATTTGTGCCGTGGAGGCCACATTCCAAACACAGGAATTGTGAAGGCTGTGAAAATCTTAAACGCAGCCGGAGCTTATTGGAGAGGAAATGAAAAAAATCCTCAGCTGACAAGAGTATACGGTATTTCTTTCCCTAAACAGAAAGAGCTTACTGAATATCTTGAAAGACTGGAGGAAGCCAAGAGAAGAGACCACAGAAAGCTGGGCAAGGAACTTGGAATTTTTGCCTTCTCTGAAAAAGTGGGTGCAGGTCTTCCTTTATGGCTTCCAAAAGGAACTGCTTTAAGAAAGAAATTAGAAAATTTCCTTAGCGATGCCCAGAAAAAAGGAGGCTACGAATTCGTAATGTCGCCACACATCGGGGCAAAAGAATTATATGTAACCTCAGGACACTGGGATAAATATGGTGCAGACAGCTTCCAGCCGATCAAAACTCCTAATGAAGGAGAAGAATTCATGCTGAAGCCTATGAACTGCCCTCACCACTGTGAAATCTACAAAACTTCACAATGGAGCTACAGGGATCTTCCGAAAAGATATGCAGAATTCGGAACAGTGTACAGATATGAGCAAAGCGGAGAACTTCACGGGCTGACAAGAGTACGTGGATTTACCCAGGATGATGCCCACCTTTTCTGTACCCCGGATCAGCTGATGGAAGAATTTAAAAAGACCATTGATTTAGTTCTTTATGTCTTTGGTTCACTTGGATTTGCAGATTTCACCGCTCAGATTTCTTTAAGAGATCCTGAAAATACTGAAAAGTATATCGGTACCGACGAGAACTGGGAAAAAGCGGAAACAGCCATTGTTACCGCTGCAAAAGAAAAAGGATTAAATACCATTACAGAATACGGAGAGGCTGCTTTTTATGGTCCGAAACTGGATTTCATGGTAAAAGATGCTTTAGGAAGAAAATGGCAGCTTGGAACTATCCAGGTAGATTATAATTTACCGGAAAGATTTGATCTTCACTATATCGGAAGCGATAATGAGAAGCACAGACCGGTAATGATCCACAGAGCACCATTTGGTTCTATGGAAAGATTTATAGCGATCCTTTTAGAAAATACAGCAGGTGATTTCCCGCTATGGCTAAGCCCGGATCAGTTCATTATTCTACCGATCAGTGAAAAATATGTAGATTATTCAAAAAAAGTTTCACAATTTTTGGAAAATCACGATATTAGCGGTCTGATTGACGACAGGAATGAGAAAACAGGGAAAAAGATCCGTGATGCGGAATTGAAGAAAATCCCATTCATGCTGGTTGTAGGTGAAAATGAAGAGAAGGAAGGTACGATTTCTGTAAGAAGACGTGGTGAAGGAGACCTTGGCGTCATGAGCATGGAAGATTTTGTTGCTTATTTTAAAAAGGAGGCAGCGATATAA
- the infC gene encoding translation initiation factor IF-3, protein MINDKIRVRELRLVGDNVEPGVYPIDKARQLATEQELDLVVISDKAEPFIARILDYKKFLYEQKKKQKELKAKQVKVVVKEIRFGPQTDDHDYEFKKKHAEKFLEEGSKLKTYVFFKGRSIIFKDQGEILLLKLAQELEHVGKVDQLPKLEGKRMIMMMSPKKPAK, encoded by the coding sequence TTGATCAACGATAAAATTCGTGTGAGAGAGCTTCGTTTAGTGGGCGATAACGTAGAGCCGGGAGTTTATCCGATTGACAAAGCAAGACAGCTTGCCACAGAGCAAGAGCTTGATCTGGTAGTAATCTCCGATAAGGCTGAGCCTTTCATTGCAAGAATATTAGACTATAAGAAGTTTTTATACGAGCAAAAGAAAAAGCAGAAGGAACTAAAAGCCAAGCAGGTAAAAGTGGTTGTAAAAGAGATCCGTTTCGGGCCTCAGACTGATGACCACGATTATGAATTTAAGAAGAAGCATGCTGAAAAGTTTCTTGAAGAAGGTTCAAAATTGAAAACCTACGTATTTTTTAAAGGACGTTCAATTATCTTTAAAGACCAGGGAGAAATATTACTTCTAAAACTTGCCCAGGAACTGGAGCACGTTGGAAAAGTAGACCAGCTTCCAAAGCTTGAAGGAAAAAGAATGATTATGATGATGAGTCCTAAAAAACCAGCTAAATAG
- the rpmI gene encoding 50S ribosomal protein L35, with the protein MPKLKTKSGAKKRFKLTGTGKIKRKNAFKSHILTKKETKQKRNLTQTSYVASVDEKSVLRQLAIK; encoded by the coding sequence ATGCCAAAATTAAAAACGAAATCAGGTGCTAAAAAGCGTTTTAAACTTACCGGAACTGGTAAGATTAAAAGAAAGAATGCTTTCAAAAGCCACATCTTAACTAAGAAAGAAACTAAGCAGAAGAGAAATCTTACGCAGACTTCTTACGTAGCTTCTGTGGATGAGAAAAGTGTTCTACGTCAATTAGCCATTAAGTAG
- the rplT gene encoding 50S ribosomal protein L20, with protein sequence MPRSVNAVASRARRKKIMKQAKGFFGRRKNVWTVAKNAVEKAMQYAYRGRKEKKRNFRSLWITRINAGAREHGMSYSQFMGALKKNNVELNRKVLADLAMNHPEAFKAVVDQVK encoded by the coding sequence ATGCCAAGATCAGTAAATGCAGTAGCTTCAAGAGCTCGCAGAAAGAAAATTATGAAGCAAGCTAAAGGTTTTTTCGGTAGAAGAAAGAACGTTTGGACTGTAGCTAAAAACGCGGTAGAAAAAGCAATGCAATATGCTTACCGTGGAAGAAAAGAGAAGAAAAGAAACTTCAGATCACTTTGGATCACGCGTATCAACGCTGGTGCAAGAGAGCACGGAATGTCTTACTCTCAGTTTATGGGAGCTCTTAAAAAGAACAACGTAGAGCTTAACAGAAAAGTTTTAGCAGATTTAGCAATGAATCACCCTGAAGCTTTCAAAGCAGTTGTAGATCAAGTAAAATAA
- a CDS encoding M28 family peptidase — MKKISTILLLSLSAYSLHGQNFIQAYQTRVNKISQANITANLQDFSNLGVKTTGTIENTNVLEWLKAKYQSYGYTAGQITEDTFTYGGNTAKNLIITKTGTVYPDTYVIICGHYDTIVGPGVSDNGSGTSILLEAARILKDVPTEYSVKFIHFSGEEQGLIGSNHYVNNVVFQNNARQLNLKVVFNIDQVGGKLGNLNNNIKCESDQSGQSGNNAASLAMTQQLATCTTLYSPLQTTMSNAYNSDYMPFENKGDIITGFYETVRSYNEHTVNDTFANVDPVYVFNVGKAALGALQHFAVASAVTLATDDVQIENPLESVKIYPNPARDILHIELPKDHKNFSVEISDMNGRLILNADNEKKMNTSGLTSGTYMVTVKSDTNSITRKIIIEK, encoded by the coding sequence GTGAAAAAAATATCAACTATTTTACTCCTTTCTTTATCAGCTTACAGCCTTCACGGTCAGAATTTTATACAGGCCTATCAAACCAGGGTTAATAAAATATCCCAGGCTAATATTACAGCCAATCTTCAGGACTTCTCAAATCTCGGTGTAAAAACTACAGGTACTATAGAAAATACCAATGTATTGGAATGGCTTAAGGCCAAATATCAATCTTATGGATATACTGCAGGCCAGATTACAGAAGATACCTTTACCTATGGAGGCAATACCGCTAAAAATTTAATCATAACCAAAACAGGAACCGTATACCCTGATACGTATGTAATCATTTGTGGACATTACGACACAATAGTGGGGCCCGGAGTCAGTGACAATGGCAGCGGAACCTCTATTTTGCTGGAGGCGGCAAGAATTTTAAAAGACGTTCCTACAGAATATTCTGTGAAGTTTATTCATTTTTCAGGAGAGGAACAGGGGCTTATTGGAAGTAATCATTATGTAAATAATGTTGTTTTCCAGAATAACGCACGCCAGCTTAATCTGAAAGTTGTTTTCAATATTGACCAGGTAGGAGGAAAACTCGGGAACCTAAACAATAATATCAAGTGCGAAAGCGACCAGAGCGGGCAAAGCGGAAACAACGCAGCTTCATTGGCTATGACCCAGCAGCTGGCTACCTGTACTACCCTATACTCTCCGCTTCAGACTACAATGTCAAATGCATACAATTCGGATTATATGCCTTTTGAAAATAAGGGAGATATCATTACAGGATTTTATGAAACAGTCAGAAGCTATAATGAACATACGGTAAATGATACTTTTGCCAATGTAGATCCTGTTTATGTTTTCAACGTGGGAAAAGCAGCTTTAGGGGCATTACAGCATTTTGCGGTGGCTTCAGCTGTTACTTTGGCAACGGATGATGTGCAGATTGAGAATCCACTAGAATCAGTTAAAATCTACCCTAACCCAGCGCGTGACATTCTTCATATTGAACTACCGAAAGATCATAAAAACTTTTCGGTAGAGATCAGCGATATGAACGGACGGCTGATTTTAAATGCAGACAACGAAAAGAAAATGAATACATCCGGCCTGACAAGCGGGACGTATATGGTCACCGTAAAATCCGACACCAACAGCATCACCAGAAAAATCATTATTGAAAAATAA
- a CDS encoding M28 family peptidase has protein sequence MKKLTTFLCTALAVGTVSAQTLVQAYKNRADLVSQTNITTNLQEFSNLGVKTTGSVNNANTLAWLKNKYTSYGYSASQIVEDPFTFGSTSSKNLVITKTGTLYPDKYVIICGHYDTITGPGTNDNGSGTSVILEVARILKDVPTEYSIKFIHFSGEEQGLYGSSHYANNVAYQSGVKKLDIKLVFNLDQVGGKSGNTNTKIICERDTAGQSGNNAASNTITQQLATCTTLYSPLQTSISNAYSSDYMPFEQKGYVITGFYEYTRSYTEHTVNDTFANVDPIYVYKVGKAAVGAIQHFATASTNVTAISALKEEPVKTLESVKIYPNPAKSILTVELPDATIKNFTVEITDLKGLSVLKEENQARLNVSQLQNGIYLCTVKTESASITRKIIIEK, from the coding sequence ATGAAAAAATTGACCACCTTTTTATGCACTGCATTAGCGGTAGGAACTGTCAGTGCCCAGACCCTCGTTCAGGCTTATAAGAACAGGGCCGATCTGGTTTCACAAACCAACATTACGACCAATCTTCAGGAGTTTTCCAATTTAGGAGTAAAAACTACGGGATCTGTGAATAATGCCAATACTTTAGCATGGCTTAAAAACAAGTACACTTCTTACGGATATTCTGCCAGTCAGATCGTGGAGGATCCTTTTACATTCGGAAGCACGAGTTCGAAGAACCTGGTAATTACCAAAACGGGAACTCTTTATCCTGATAAGTACGTAATTATCTGCGGACATTATGATACCATTACGGGTCCCGGCACCAATGATAACGGCAGCGGAACATCGGTTATCCTGGAAGTAGCCCGGATTTTAAAAGATGTTCCTACAGAATATTCCATCAAGTTCATCCACTTCTCCGGAGAAGAACAAGGCCTGTACGGAAGCTCCCATTATGCAAATAATGTCGCGTATCAAAGCGGTGTAAAGAAACTGGACATCAAATTGGTTTTCAACCTTGACCAGGTGGGCGGCAAATCAGGCAACACCAATACCAAGATCATCTGTGAAAGAGATACTGCCGGACAGTCAGGAAATAATGCGGCATCCAATACCATTACACAGCAGCTGGCAACATGTACCACCTTGTACTCTCCTCTTCAAACCAGTATTTCCAATGCATATTCTTCAGACTATATGCCTTTTGAACAAAAAGGATATGTGATCACGGGCTTTTATGAATATACCAGAAGTTATACTGAGCATACTGTAAATGATACTTTTGCCAATGTAGATCCTATCTATGTATATAAAGTAGGTAAAGCCGCCGTAGGAGCAATACAGCATTTTGCCACGGCTTCTACGAATGTTACAGCTATTTCGGCATTAAAAGAAGAGCCTGTAAAAACACTGGAATCTGTAAAGATCTATCCTAATCCTGCAAAAAGCATTTTAACAGTTGAACTGCCAGATGCTACAATAAAGAATTTCACTGTTGAAATTACTGATCTAAAGGGACTTTCCGTATTGAAGGAAGAAAATCAGGCTCGCCTTAATGTTTCACAGCTGCAAAATGGAATTTATTTATGCACTGTAAAAACAGAAAGCGCAAGTATCACCCGAAAAATTATTATTGAAAAATAA
- a CDS encoding M28 family peptidase, with the protein MKKTITMLSVCIAISGSKAQTFIQAYQDRANQVSQTNITTNLQQFSNLGIKTTGSVKNADALAWIKNKYISYGYSASQIVEDPFTFGSISSKNLVITKTGTVYPNKYVIICGHFDSIYGPGVNDNGSGTSIILEAARILRNVPTEYSIKFIHFSGEEQGLRGSTHYVNNVAYQNGTRVLDIKLVFNLDQVGGVMGNNNNTVYCDQDQAGPTSNNAASAAVTQQLRNCTALYSPLQTAVDPAEDTDYIPFERKGEVITGFFEKIRSTYPHSSDDTFANTDPVYIYKIGKATVGALQHFAVATSSSSIVLGAKETASTHSLEAVSVYPNPSKDTINIELPGTARKDFSFEITDLSGKSLLKTANETTVNISKLAEGAYIGIIQSDGQKAVRKILIER; encoded by the coding sequence ATGAAAAAAACAATCACAATGCTGTCTGTTTGCATTGCCATATCCGGCAGTAAAGCTCAGACTTTCATCCAGGCTTACCAGGACAGGGCTAATCAGGTTTCCCAGACCAATATTACCACCAACTTACAACAGTTCTCCAATCTCGGTATTAAAACAACCGGTTCCGTAAAAAATGCCGACGCATTGGCATGGATCAAAAACAAGTATATTTCTTACGGGTATTCTGCCAGCCAGATCGTGGAAGATCCTTTTACATTTGGAAGTATAAGCTCCAAAAATCTGGTGATTACCAAAACGGGAACAGTTTATCCTAATAAATATGTCATTATCTGCGGGCATTTTGACAGTATTTATGGTCCGGGAGTGAATGATAACGGAAGCGGGACTTCTATCATTTTAGAGGCTGCAAGAATTTTAAGAAATGTTCCTACGGAGTATTCCATTAAGTTCATCCATTTTTCCGGCGAGGAGCAGGGATTGAGAGGAAGTACCCATTACGTCAATAATGTAGCTTACCAGAATGGAACAAGGGTTTTGGATATCAAGCTTGTATTTAATCTTGACCAGGTGGGCGGTGTTATGGGGAATAACAACAATACGGTTTACTGTGATCAGGATCAGGCAGGTCCCACAAGCAATAATGCAGCTTCGGCAGCGGTAACGCAGCAGCTGAGAAACTGTACCGCACTGTATTCTCCCCTTCAAACAGCTGTAGACCCTGCGGAGGACACAGATTATATACCGTTTGAAAGAAAAGGTGAAGTAATTACAGGTTTTTTTGAAAAGATACGAAGCACATATCCGCATTCTTCTGATGATACTTTTGCAAATACAGACCCCGTTTATATTTACAAAATAGGTAAGGCAACAGTGGGAGCCTTACAGCATTTTGCAGTGGCTACTTCTTCAAGTTCTATAGTGCTGGGAGCAAAAGAAACTGCTTCCACGCACTCTCTCGAAGCTGTATCTGTGTATCCTAATCCTTCCAAGGACACTATTAATATTGAACTTCCGGGCACTGCAAGAAAAGATTTCAGCTTTGAAATTACAGATCTTTCAGGAAAATCTCTTCTTAAAACAGCTAACGAAACGACTGTTAATATTTCAAAACTGGCTGAAGGTGCCTACATTGGAATTATACAATCTGACGGTCAGAAAGCTGTAAGAAAAATCCTGATTGAAAGGTAA
- the hisIE gene encoding bifunctional phosphoribosyl-AMP cyclohydrolase/phosphoribosyl-ATP diphosphatase HisIE, with translation MKINFDKSNGLVPVIIQDSRTQQVLMLGYMNEEAFKKTEKDGIVTFFSRSKNRLWTKGEESGNFLTVKNISIDCDQDTVLIQAIPTNTVCHTGSFSCFGEKENKGFIYELEAKISERIDRKTEDSYTYSLYQRGINKMAQKVGEEAVELVIEAKDNNDDLFKNEAADLMYHFLILLKAKGFSMEDIEQVLLSRDK, from the coding sequence ATGAAAATAAATTTTGATAAAAGTAACGGCCTTGTTCCTGTGATCATCCAGGATAGCAGAACCCAGCAAGTGCTCATGCTCGGCTATATGAATGAAGAGGCTTTTAAAAAGACGGAAAAAGACGGGATTGTTACTTTTTTCAGTCGTTCCAAAAACAGGCTTTGGACAAAAGGGGAAGAATCCGGCAATTTCCTGACTGTAAAGAATATAAGTATAGATTGTGATCAGGACACGGTTTTAATTCAAGCTATTCCTACAAACACAGTCTGCCACACCGGAAGTTTCAGCTGCTTTGGTGAAAAGGAAAACAAAGGTTTTATCTACGAGCTGGAGGCAAAAATCTCCGAAAGGATTGATCGTAAAACAGAAGATTCATATACGTATTCCCTTTATCAGAGAGGAATCAATAAAATGGCTCAGAAAGTAGGAGAAGAAGCCGTAGAACTGGTCATTGAAGCCAAAGACAATAATGATGATCTCTTCAAAAATGAAGCGGCCGATCTTATGTACCATTTCCTGATCCTGCTTAAAGCGAAAGGTTTTTCTATGGAAGACATTGAACAGGTTCTTCTAAGCAGGGATAAATAG